TGAAGGTGCGGCGGACGGTCGAGGGGTCATAACCCATTCCCACCAGGTCATCCTCCGACCACACCCGTTCCGGCTCATCCTCGAGGGCGCGGAGCAGGGCGGAGACCACCGGCTCCCGTTGCCCGATCGGGTCAAGCGGGCGGCAGCGCAGGCACGGCCGGAACCCGGCCTCGAAACACCCGGCCACCGAGTCGAAGAAGCGGGTGTTTTCGATGTTCGGCTTGCGGGCGGGGCAGGTGAGCCGGCAGAACACCCCGGTACTGGTCACGCCCACGTACACGTGGCCGTCGTAGGCCGGGTCGCGCTCCAGCAGGGCGCGGTAAAGAACGTCGTGGTCAGGCAGGTCGAAAAGCATGCGGACAGGGTACCGGAGGCCAGGCATCGTGGCGCCGCGAATCGGGCGACCATTCCACGCCTGCGGTGTCCCTTTTTCAGGCTTACAGCCCCTGAGCTGTAAAACGAAAATACAAATCATGCTTTGTATTTCGGCAAAAAGAAGGGGTCCCCGTATCGAGGGGACCCCTCTCGGCGGATCTTTCGCCCTGGTTCAGGCGGCTGGCTTCACCCGCTCGGTTTCCAGCGCCTTGTTGATGCGCAAGGCCAGCAACGTGCAGACCACGCCGGAGAGGAGGTAGGCGCTGACGGCCACCAGCCCGAACCGCTGGGACAGGCCCAGCGCCACCAGCGGGGCAAAGGCCGCGCCGATCAGCCAGGCGAAATCGGTGGTCAGCGCGGCACCCGTATAGCGGAAGCGCTTTTCGAAGTTGGCGGTGACCGTGCCGGCCGCCTGGCCGTAGGAGAGGCCGAGCAGGGCGAAGCCCACCACCAGGAACGTATCCTGGCCCAGGCGGCCGCCATTGAGCAGGAACGGCGTGGCGATGGCGAACAGGCCGATGAGTGCCGCCATGGTGCCCAACGTGTTCCGGCGGCCGATCTTGTCGGCGATGACGCCCGAGGCCACCGTGGCCAGGATCGCCACGAACGCACCAATAATCTGCACGATCAATACGTTATTGATGTCTTGCGAGCGGCTGATGGCGATCCAGCTCAGCGGGAACACCGTCACCAGGTGGAACAGGGCATAGCTGGCCAGGGCGGCAAAGGCGCCAATGAACAGGTTGTAGCCCTGGGCATGCATCAGGTCGATGGTACCGATCGGCTCCAGCACCCATTCCTCGAGGGCCTGGGTGTATTCCTCGGTGACCACCAGGCGCAGGCGGGCGAACAGGGCCACCACGTTGATGGCGAATGCCACGAAGAACGGGAAGCGCCAGCCCCAGTCGAGGAAATCCTCGCGGGACAGCTGGGTATTGAGGAACAGGAACAGCGAGCCGGCGATGAGGAACCCCACCGGGGCGCCCAACTGGCCCAGCATGGCGAACCAGCCGCGGCGGTTTTTCGGGGCGTTAAGGGCCAGCAGGGAGGGCAGGCCATCCCAGGAGCCGCCCAGCGCAATGCCCTGCAAGAACCGGAGCAGCCCGAGGATGAAGATGACGGTGTAGCCCCCCGTGTGGTTCACCGGCAGGAAGGCGATGCACACCGTGGAAGTGCCCAAAAGGAACAGAGAGGCGGTCAGCTTGGTACTGCGGCCGAAATTTCGCTGGATTGCCATGAACAGCGTGGTACCAAAGGGCCGCGCTATGAAGGCGAAGGAGAAGATGGCAAAGGCCAGGAGGATGCCATCGACCTGGTTGAGGAAGGGAAAGAAGACCGACGGGAAGACCAGCACCGAGGCGATGCCGTACGTGAAAAAGTCAAAGTATTCAGAGGCTCGGCCAATAACCACCCCTACGGCGATCTCGTTGGGAGCCACCGCGGCATGGCTTGCCTGGTGCTGCCGCCGGACATCGTTTTCAGCGACGTCAACGGCGTTGTGAGGGGCGTGTGAAATGCTCGACATCGAACAACTCCCTTCCTGTGCTTGGGTACAGCATACCCCCGGCGGGGGCGTCTGGCTTGGATCCCATGGGACAAAGTGTCCTATGGTCCTGACGTGAATTTCGGCGTATTTTTTCGGGTCCCCACGGTAGCTCCCACCATGCGAATGTCCATGAAGATGTTGCGCGGATTGCTGATCCCCGCCCTGGCCCTGCTTTTGTCAGGCTGTGACGCCGTCCTTTTCTCCCCCTCGGGTGATGTCGCCCGCCAGCAGCGGGACCTGATCTTCATTTCCGTGGTGCTGATGCTGATCATCATCGTCCCGGTCATCTTCCTCATCCTGCTGTTCGCCTGGAAGTACCGCGCGGGCAGCAAGGCGGCGGAGCGCGATTACGACCCGGACTGGAACCACTCCACGGTCCTGGAGCTGATCGTCTGGTCGGCCCCCCTGATGATCATCATCGCCCTGGGCGCGGTGACCTGGACCAGCACGCACAAGCTGGACCCGTACCGCCCGCTTGACCAGATCAGCCAGGGCCGCCCCATTGCCGCCGGCACCAAGCCGCTGGTGGTCGATGTCGTGGCGCTGGACTGGAAGTGGCTGTTCATCTACCCGGAGCAGGGCATCGCCACGGTGAACGAGATGGCCGCCCCGGTCGATCGCCCGATCGAATTCCGCATCACGGCCTCCAACGTGATGAATGCCTTCTTCGTCCCCAGCCTGGCCGGCATGATCTACGCCATGCCGGGCATGGAGACCAAGCTCAACGCCGTGATGAACAAGACCGGCGATTTCGAAGGCATCTCGGCCAATTACAGCGGCGCGGGCTTCTCCGACATGCGCTTCCGCTTCCACAGCCTGAGCGATGCCGATTTCGACGCCTGGGTGGCCAAGGCCAAGGCCAGCGGCGATGCACTCGATCGCGACGACTACCTGAAGCTGGAACAGCCCAGCGAGCGCGAGCCCGTGCATTACTACGGCTCGGTGGCCGAAGGCCTGTACGACCGCATCCTCAATCGTTGCGTCGAAGCCAACCGCATGTGCTCCAGCGACATGATGGCGCTGGACAAGGCCGGCGGACAGGGCATCGTGGGCACGTACAACGTGACCTCGCTGGATGCCCCCACACGCTCGCGCCTTGGCCTGAACGATGATGGTCGCCGCTACGTGGGCGCCCTGTGCGCCGCCCGCGGCGCCACCGGTGAAGCCATGACGCCCGCCGGACGCCCGCTCTAAGCGGTCGCCCCCACCGATTTAAGCTTGCCGAGTCCGGTAATGAATACGCCCGATCTAGCCAAACTGATCTTCGGACGCCTCACCATCGAGGCCATCCCCTATCACGAGCCCATCCTGCTCGCCACGTTCGCGGGCGTCGCCCTCGGCGGCGCGGTCGTGCTGGGCCTGCTCTTCAAGTACAAGCTGTGGGGCTACCTCTGGAAGGAGTGGTTCACCAGCATCGATCACAAGAAGATCGGCATCATGTACATGGTGCTGGGCATCGTGATGCTGCTGCGCGGCTTCGCCGACGCGCTGATGATGCGCATGCAGCAGGCCATCGCCTTCAACGGCAACCCGGGCTTCCTGCCGCCACACCACTACGACCAGATCTTCACCGCCCACGGCGTGATCATGATCTTCTTCGTGGCCATGCCGCTGGTGACGGGCCTGATGAACTACGTGGTGCCGCTGCAGATCGGCGCGCGCGACGTGGCCTTCCCGTTCCTCAACAACTTCAGCTTCTGGATGACCGTCTCCGGCGCGCTGCTGGTGATGGCCTCGCTGTTCGTGGGTGAGTTCGCCCGCACCGGCTGGCTGGCCTACCCGCCGCTCTCCGGCCTGGCG
Above is a genomic segment from Luteibacter aegosomatissinici containing:
- a CDS encoding MFS transporter, producing MSSISHAPHNAVDVAENDVRRQHQASHAAVAPNEIAVGVVIGRASEYFDFFTYGIASVLVFPSVFFPFLNQVDGILLAFAIFSFAFIARPFGTTLFMAIQRNFGRSTKLTASLFLLGTSTVCIAFLPVNHTGGYTVIFILGLLRFLQGIALGGSWDGLPSLLALNAPKNRRGWFAMLGQLGAPVGFLIAGSLFLFLNTQLSREDFLDWGWRFPFFVAFAINVVALFARLRLVVTEEYTQALEEWVLEPIGTIDLMHAQGYNLFIGAFAALASYALFHLVTVFPLSWIAISRSQDINNVLIVQIIGAFVAILATVASGVIADKIGRRNTLGTMAALIGLFAIATPFLLNGGRLGQDTFLVVGFALLGLSYGQAAGTVTANFEKRFRYTGAALTTDFAWLIGAAFAPLVALGLSQRFGLVAVSAYLLSGVVCTLLALRINKALETERVKPAA
- the cyoA gene encoding ubiquinol oxidase subunit II, which produces MKMLRGLLIPALALLLSGCDAVLFSPSGDVARQQRDLIFISVVLMLIIIVPVIFLILLFAWKYRAGSKAAERDYDPDWNHSTVLELIVWSAPLMIIIALGAVTWTSTHKLDPYRPLDQISQGRPIAAGTKPLVVDVVALDWKWLFIYPEQGIATVNEMAAPVDRPIEFRITASNVMNAFFVPSLAGMIYAMPGMETKLNAVMNKTGDFEGISANYSGAGFSDMRFRFHSLSDADFDAWVAKAKASGDALDRDDYLKLEQPSEREPVHYYGSVAEGLYDRILNRCVEANRMCSSDMMALDKAGGQGIVGTYNVTSLDAPTRSRLGLNDDGRRYVGALCAARGATGEAMTPAGRPL